One Antarctobacter heliothermus DNA segment encodes these proteins:
- a CDS encoding ATP-binding protein produces the protein MEATIDIARKRQGGLSPVLGAATLVVLATLSLMVSQIAEVRTVEVVALAATGAFGCLAVVWLVVDRITGGRMQRRVAQLADFVETEPAFCFLTDAEGVVLRANQAARNRFACKDEDRLSALLRDVFASSEGIVYRMQQKALREGAAVEDVTSHSEGYRIYVRAFHADVMLWRLENESQRAGGRTRADLAVISLGRNGAVLYMNPVARELVGQRVKRLDDIFADLPLRTDGVHCLKGSHAGQSVLVHSADIGGGRQELVLSPIAEDAGRQDLMGSFDGLPVPLLKVAPDGAVMRANPEARRLLNLGQGEPGHVAEHMEGLGRAIKDWLREAADGRGLHRSEFLRLTRADREVFVQVTLNRVIEEGETALIAVLNDATELKTLEAQFVQSQKMQAIGQLAGGVAHDFNNLLTAISGHCDLLLLRHDQGDPDYGDLVQINQNANRAAALVGQLLAFSRKQTMQPEIMDLRDTLSDLAHLLNRLVGEKVRLTLKHDPILPQVRGDRRQLEQVMMNLVVNARDAMPEGGEIVVETESRTLNEPMTRDRAVVAPGIYVSVRVTDEGIGIPQDKLQKVFEPFFTTKRTGEGTGLGLSTVYGIVKQTGGFIFVDSVVGQGTCFTLLFPAFETPRQEAPVAVQKEERKLPEQGTGVVLLVEDEAPVRAFAARALRLRGYTVIEAETAEDALNTLDDDELAVDIFVTDVVMPGMDGPTWVRKARERRPDTSVVFVSGYAEDAFGEGSEEIPNSVFLPKPFSLSDLTETVHRQLN, from the coding sequence GTGGAGGCGACAATCGATATTGCGCGCAAGCGCCAGGGCGGACTGTCCCCTGTGCTGGGCGCAGCGACCTTGGTGGTGCTTGCCACCTTATCGCTGATGGTGTCGCAAATCGCCGAGGTCCGCACGGTCGAAGTGGTCGCATTGGCCGCAACCGGGGCATTTGGCTGTCTGGCCGTGGTCTGGCTGGTGGTCGATCGGATCACGGGCGGGCGGATGCAACGGCGCGTGGCGCAATTGGCCGATTTTGTCGAGACGGAGCCTGCGTTCTGCTTTCTCACCGATGCTGAGGGGGTTGTTTTGCGTGCCAATCAGGCCGCGCGGAACCGGTTCGCCTGCAAGGATGAAGACCGTCTTTCGGCGTTGTTACGGGATGTGTTCGCCAGTTCCGAAGGCATCGTTTACCGGATGCAGCAAAAAGCACTGCGTGAGGGCGCGGCGGTCGAGGATGTGACCAGCCACTCCGAAGGATACCGCATTTATGTGCGCGCCTTCCATGCCGACGTCATGCTCTGGCGGCTGGAGAATGAGTCTCAGCGTGCGGGCGGACGCACGCGGGCCGATCTTGCGGTGATTTCACTGGGGCGCAATGGGGCGGTTCTGTACATGAACCCGGTCGCGCGTGAACTGGTGGGGCAGCGGGTCAAGCGGCTGGACGACATCTTTGCCGATCTGCCTTTGCGCACCGACGGTGTCCATTGCCTCAAAGGTAGCCACGCAGGACAAAGTGTGCTGGTTCACAGCGCGGATATCGGCGGCGGGCGACAAGAGCTTGTACTGTCGCCGATCGCCGAGGATGCGGGCCGTCAGGACCTTATGGGCAGTTTCGACGGGCTTCCAGTGCCTTTGCTCAAGGTGGCACCGGACGGCGCGGTCATGCGCGCCAACCCCGAGGCGCGGCGGCTGTTGAACCTTGGCCAAGGAGAGCCGGGGCATGTGGCAGAACACATGGAGGGCTTGGGCCGTGCCATCAAGGACTGGTTGCGAGAGGCCGCCGATGGCCGTGGCCTGCACCGGTCCGAATTCCTGCGCCTGACCCGCGCCGACCGAGAGGTTTTTGTTCAGGTCACCCTCAACCGCGTGATCGAAGAGGGGGAAACCGCGCTGATCGCCGTGTTGAACGACGCGACAGAGTTGAAAACTCTGGAGGCGCAATTTGTCCAAAGCCAGAAAATGCAAGCCATCGGACAGCTTGCGGGTGGCGTTGCGCATGACTTTAACAACCTGCTGACCGCAATTTCAGGGCATTGCGATCTGTTGCTCTTGCGCCACGATCAGGGCGACCCGGATTATGGCGACCTCGTGCAGATCAACCAGAACGCCAATCGCGCGGCGGCGCTGGTCGGACAGTTATTGGCGTTTTCGCGCAAACAGACCATGCAACCAGAGATCATGGACCTGCGTGACACGCTGTCCGACCTTGCTCATTTGCTCAATCGTCTTGTCGGCGAAAAGGTCCGCCTGACGCTCAAACATGATCCGATCCTGCCGCAGGTACGCGGCGATCGCCGTCAGTTGGAACAGGTCATGATGAACCTTGTGGTCAACGCGCGCGATGCCATGCCCGAAGGCGGCGAAATCGTCGTGGAAACCGAATCCCGAACTCTGAACGAGCCGATGACCCGTGACCGCGCCGTTGTGGCGCCGGGCATCTATGTATCCGTCCGGGTGACGGATGAGGGTATCGGCATCCCGCAGGACAAGCTGCAAAAAGTGTTCGAGCCGTTTTTTACCACCAAGCGCACAGGAGAGGGCACCGGGCTAGGGTTGTCGACCGTTTACGGGATCGTCAAGCAGACCGGAGGTTTCATCTTTGTCGACAGCGTAGTGGGGCAGGGCACCTGTTTCACCCTGCTGTTCCCGGCTTTTGAAACCCCGCGACAAGAGGCCCCGGTGGCGGTTCAGAAAGAAGAAAGAAAGCTGCCCGAACAGGGAACCGGCGTCGTTCTTCTGGTTGAGGATGAAGCCCCGGTGCGCGCCTTTGCGGCCCGCGCTCTACGCCTTCGCGGCTACACGGTGATTGAGGCGGAAACCGCTGAGGACGCGTTGAATACGCTGGACGATGATGAACTTGCGGTCGATATTTTTGTCACTGATGTCGTGATGCCGGGCATGGATGGGCCGACATGGGTGCGCAAGGCACGCGAACGGCGCCCGGATACATCTG
- a CDS encoding RsmB/NOP family class I SAM-dependent RNA methyltransferase: MTPAARVQAAIDLLDQMSSGRPAEQVLTTWGRTSRYAGSKDRAAVRDLVFDALRCWRSAAVQGGGESGRARMLGVLRLRGDDPETLFTGQGHAPAELSDAERGAGRAPTGNEALDLPDWLATRFRDSLGEAADETALALRSRADVFLRVNVLWGTVSQAMARLAQDGIIAAPHSLSPTALRVSEGARAIARSDAYLSGAVELQDAASQAVVDALPLRPGLSVLDYCAGGGGKALAMAARLAGGRVDAHDAAPQRMVDLPARADRAGADVRIVQKPRGSYDLVFCDVPCSGSGAWRRAPEGKWRLTQARLSELCAIQAGILDQAARLVAPGGCLAYATCSVLGEENAEQVRAFLARAPGWRIEMQRQFLPSDGGDGFFVAVFRMSDDTSPQL; this comes from the coding sequence ATGACCCCTGCTGCCCGCGTTCAGGCCGCTATTGATTTGCTCGATCAAATGTCCTCGGGACGCCCAGCCGAACAGGTGCTGACGACATGGGGCAGGACGTCGCGCTATGCCGGATCAAAGGATCGCGCGGCGGTGCGCGACCTAGTGTTTGACGCGCTGCGGTGCTGGCGGTCGGCGGCGGTGCAGGGCGGCGGTGAGAGTGGCCGGGCCCGTATGTTGGGGGTGCTGCGCCTGCGCGGCGACGATCCCGAGACGCTCTTTACCGGCCAGGGCCATGCTCCGGCAGAGTTGAGCGATGCCGAACGTGGCGCTGGCCGTGCTCCAACGGGCAACGAGGCGCTGGATTTGCCCGACTGGCTGGCGACGCGGTTTCGCGACAGTTTGGGAGAGGCGGCCGACGAGACGGCGTTGGCGTTGCGGTCTCGGGCGGATGTATTTCTGCGGGTCAATGTACTTTGGGGCACGGTCAGTCAGGCAATGGCACGGTTGGCCCAAGATGGCATCATTGCCGCGCCGCATTCACTGTCACCGACGGCGCTGCGCGTGTCCGAAGGAGCGCGGGCAATTGCTCGCAGCGACGCCTATCTTTCGGGTGCGGTAGAATTGCAGGACGCGGCTAGCCAAGCGGTGGTGGACGCGCTGCCCCTGCGGCCCGGTTTGTCAGTGCTGGACTATTGTGCGGGTGGGGGCGGCAAGGCGTTAGCGATGGCGGCCCGCCTCGCGGGCGGTAGAGTCGACGCCCATGACGCCGCGCCGCAGCGGATGGTCGATCTGCCCGCTCGCGCGGACCGGGCTGGGGCGGATGTTCGCATCGTTCAAAAACCGCGTGGATCCTACGACCTTGTGTTCTGTGATGTGCCCTGTTCCGGCAGCGGGGCATGGCGACGCGCGCCCGAGGGCAAGTGGCGACTGACTCAAGCGCGGCTGTCAGAGTTGTGCGCGATTCAGGCAGGCATCCTCGACCAAGCTGCGCGGCTTGTCGCGCCGGGGGGATGCCTGGCCTATGCGACCTGCTCCGTCCTTGGAGAGGAAAATGCCGAGCAGGTGCGCGCCTTTCTGGCGCGTGCCCCAGGATGGCGGATCGAAATGCAGCGCCAATTCCTGCCGTCGGACGGGGGGGATGGATTTTTTGTTGCCGTTTTTCGAATGAGCGATGACACAAGTCCACAACTTTGA
- a CDS encoding SMP-30/gluconolactonase/LRE family protein, which yields MGISIDCLVDNHSAIGEGAVWDVNTQRLWWVDIPVGLVHCTDVTCGTTETRTVGEPVGCLALREQSGLVLATSKGFKVLDWDSGALSPIADPEAHLPGNRFNDGQTDPAGRFWAGTMHDPIAPEEPPSGTFYRLDADHSVTAWRSVFYTCNGLAFSPDGTRMYFSDSFPAVRNIYVCDYDLDSGTPGPPELFFDTRDVAGRPDGGTVDADGCYWQAGVGGWQLYRITPDGRLDQTIDLPIERPSRPMFGGPNLDTLYLTTLGAGVTPGTEQPQAGGLFAITGLGVQGVPQTRFPG from the coding sequence GTGGGCATCTCGATCGACTGTCTGGTCGACAACCACAGCGCCATCGGCGAAGGAGCCGTCTGGGACGTGAACACGCAACGGCTCTGGTGGGTCGATATTCCCGTCGGGCTGGTCCATTGTACCGACGTGACGTGCGGCACAACCGAAACCCGCACTGTCGGGGAACCCGTCGGCTGCCTTGCCCTGCGCGAACAGAGTGGTCTGGTCCTTGCCACCAGCAAAGGTTTCAAGGTGTTGGACTGGGACAGCGGCGCGCTATCCCCGATCGCCGACCCAGAGGCGCATCTGCCAGGCAACCGGTTCAACGACGGCCAGACTGACCCGGCAGGCCGGTTCTGGGCCGGCACCATGCACGATCCCATCGCACCCGAAGAACCGCCCTCCGGTACCTTTTACCGGCTGGATGCCGATCATTCGGTCACAGCCTGGCGCAGCGTGTTCTATACTTGCAACGGACTAGCCTTTTCACCTGATGGCACGCGCATGTATTTTTCGGACAGCTTCCCGGCGGTCCGAAACATCTACGTCTGCGACTATGATCTGGACAGCGGAACACCCGGCCCGCCAGAGTTGTTCTTTGACACCCGTGACGTGGCCGGGAGGCCGGATGGCGGCACGGTGGACGCCGACGGCTGCTATTGGCAGGCGGGCGTTGGAGGATGGCAGCTATACCGGATCACACCGGATGGGCGACTTGACCAAACCATTGACCTGCCAATTGAACGCCCCTCGCGTCCGATGTTCGGCGGTCCAAACCTGGACACTCTCTATTTGACCACCCTCGGCGCGGGCGTTACCCCGGGCACCGAACAGCCGCAGGCCGGAGGGCTTTTTGCAATCACCGGGCTTGGCGTACAAGGCGTTCCCCAGACCCGTTTTCCCGGCTGA
- a CDS encoding NAD-dependent epimerase/dehydratase family protein has translation MHPTSKMNRLLITGAAGGLGHALRSRLSHLAHTIRLSDVADLGDAAPHEEIVPCDLADKAAVDALVEGCDGIVHFGGKSIEGTWEVIRDSNIEGVYNLYEAARKHGHPRIVFASSNHAVGFYRQDQVIDNTVYPQPDGLYGVSKVFGEMMASAYWNKFGQETAVVRIGSSFDEPKTHRMLSSWMSYGDFVSLIERVFDVPRLGCPVIYGVSDNDTVWWDNTKVAWLGWRPQDNSETFRAKLDASEAKFPGDAPDVVYQGGSFTADGIHEK, from the coding sequence ATGCACCCGACCTCCAAGATGAACCGCCTTCTGATCACCGGTGCCGCCGGTGGGCTGGGCCATGCGCTACGCTCGCGGCTGTCGCATCTGGCCCACACGATCCGCCTGTCCGACGTTGCCGATCTGGGCGACGCCGCCCCGCATGAGGAGATCGTCCCCTGCGATCTGGCCGATAAGGCCGCCGTCGACGCGCTGGTCGAAGGCTGCGACGGCATCGTGCATTTCGGCGGAAAATCAATCGAAGGCACTTGGGAAGTGATCCGCGACTCCAATATCGAAGGGGTCTACAACCTCTACGAGGCCGCCCGCAAACACGGCCACCCGCGCATCGTCTTTGCCTCATCGAACCACGCAGTCGGCTTTTACCGTCAGGATCAAGTCATCGACAACACGGTCTACCCGCAACCTGATGGGCTCTACGGTGTCTCAAAGGTCTTCGGAGAGATGATGGCATCCGCCTATTGGAACAAGTTCGGACAGGAAACGGCCGTGGTGCGGATCGGGTCGTCCTTTGACGAACCGAAAACCCACCGAATGCTGTCCTCCTGGATGTCCTACGGCGATTTCGTCTCACTGATCGAACGGGTCTTTGACGTGCCGCGCTTGGGATGTCCGGTAATCTATGGCGTCTCGGACAACGATACCGTCTGGTGGGACAACACCAAGGTCGCGTGGTTGGGCTGGCGTCCGCAGGACAACTCGGAAACCTTCCGCGCCAAATTGGATGCCTCAGAGGCAAAATTCCCGGGCGACGCGCCCGACGTCGTCTATCAGGGCGGATCCTTTACCGCCGATGGCATCCACGAGAAATAG
- the guaB gene encoding IMP dehydrogenase, protein MEIREALTFDDVLLVPAASSVLPSTADTRTKVTNSIALNIPLLSSAMDTVTESRMAITMAQAGGMGVIHKNLGIEEQAREVRRVKRFESGIVYNPVTLRPNQTLGDARLLTERYGFTGFPVIDENHRVLGIVTNRDMRFAENDATTVQAMMTRENLAILTEPADRQEAINLMKARRIEKLLVTDATGKLTGLLTLKDTEQAVLNPTACKDGLGRLRVAAASGVGDSGFERSEALIDAQVDIIVVDTAHGHSAGVLEAVERVKRLSNHVQVIAGNVATAEATKALIGAGADAIKVGIGPGSICTTRMVAGVGVPQLTAVMDCARAAGDVPVIADGGIKFSGDFAKAIAAGASCAMVGSMIAGTDESPGEVILYQGRSFKAYRGMGSMGAMARGSADRYFQKDAASDKLVPEGIEGQVPYKGPAGTVIHQLVGGLRAAMGYTGCATVEEMRRNCSFVRITGAGLKESHVHDVQITRESPNYRIG, encoded by the coding sequence ATGGAGATTCGCGAGGCTTTGACCTTCGATGACGTTCTGCTTGTTCCTGCGGCCTCAAGCGTGTTGCCGTCCACCGCTGACACGCGGACCAAGGTCACCAATTCCATCGCCCTTAATATCCCGCTGCTGAGTTCCGCAATGGACACAGTGACCGAAAGCCGTATGGCCATTACGATGGCGCAGGCAGGCGGCATGGGTGTGATCCACAAAAACCTCGGGATTGAGGAACAGGCGCGCGAAGTGCGCCGGGTCAAACGCTTTGAAAGCGGGATTGTTTACAACCCGGTCACGCTGCGGCCCAACCAGACTTTGGGCGACGCACGGTTGCTGACCGAACGGTACGGGTTCACTGGTTTTCCGGTGATTGACGAAAATCACCGTGTTCTGGGCATCGTCACCAACCGCGACATGCGCTTTGCCGAAAACGATGCGACGACGGTTCAGGCCATGATGACCCGCGAAAACCTGGCCATCCTGACGGAACCCGCTGACCGTCAGGAAGCGATCAATCTGATGAAGGCGCGGCGTATCGAAAAGCTGCTTGTGACCGATGCGACAGGCAAGTTGACCGGCCTGCTGACGCTAAAGGACACCGAACAAGCGGTGCTGAACCCGACCGCCTGTAAAGACGGGCTGGGGCGACTGCGCGTGGCGGCCGCATCCGGCGTGGGCGACAGCGGGTTTGAGCGGTCTGAGGCATTGATTGATGCACAGGTTGACATCATCGTGGTGGACACGGCGCACGGCCATTCGGCCGGGGTGCTGGAAGCCGTGGAGCGGGTCAAGCGGCTGTCGAACCATGTGCAGGTGATTGCGGGTAACGTCGCCACGGCCGAGGCGACCAAGGCGCTGATCGGTGCGGGGGCGGATGCGATCAAGGTAGGCATCGGCCCGGGGTCGATCTGCACCACGCGGATGGTGGCAGGCGTGGGTGTGCCACAGCTGACCGCAGTTATGGATTGCGCGCGCGCGGCAGGGGACGTGCCGGTGATTGCCGATGGCGGCATCAAGTTTTCCGGCGATTTCGCCAAGGCCATCGCAGCCGGGGCCAGCTGTGCCATGGTGGGCAGCATGATCGCAGGCACCGATGAAAGCCCGGGCGAAGTGATCCTGTATCAAGGGCGGTCGTTCAAGGCGTACCGCGGCATGGGGTCCATGGGCGCCATGGCGCGCGGCTCTGCCGACCGGTATTTCCAGAAGGATGCGGCCAGTGACAAGCTAGTTCCCGAAGGGATCGAGGGCCAGGTGCCGTACAAAGGCCCGGCAGGCACGGTGATCCACCAACTCGTGGGCGGTTTGCGCGCGGCCATGGGGTACACTGGCTGCGCCACGGTTGAAGAGATGCGCCGAAATTGCAGCTTTGTACGGATCACCGGCGCGGGCCTGAAGGAAAGCCATGTGCACGATGTGCAGATCACCCGCGAGTCGCCGAACTATCGGATCGGGTGA
- the bluB gene encoding 5,6-dimethylbenzimidazole synthase, with protein sequence MSDPLIAPERARQFTPAERRALYDVINARRDVRNEFLPDPIAPDMLRRVLEAAHAAPSVGFMQPWNFILIRNAARRQAVHAAFAEANAEAQAMFDGEKRNKYAGLKLEGILKSPLNIAVTCDRSRGGKVVLGRTHNRDMDLYSTVCAVQNLWLAARAEGLGVGWVSIFRQEDLRGLLSLPDTVEVVAYLCVGHIDECFTQPELQARGWRHKLSLDDLIMDDHWQSNAPVERDV encoded by the coding sequence ATGTCCGATCCCCTGATCGCTCCCGAAAGGGCGCGCCAATTCACGCCAGCCGAACGCCGGGCGCTGTACGATGTCATCAATGCGCGCCGCGATGTGCGCAATGAGTTCCTGCCGGATCCGATCGCTCCTGACATGCTGCGCCGGGTGTTAGAGGCCGCCCATGCTGCGCCGTCGGTCGGGTTTATGCAGCCGTGGAATTTTATCCTCATCCGTAATGCCGCGCGGCGGCAGGCGGTACACGCGGCCTTTGCAGAGGCAAATGCCGAGGCGCAAGCCATGTTCGATGGTGAAAAGCGAAATAAATACGCGGGGTTGAAGCTCGAAGGTATTCTGAAATCACCACTGAACATAGCTGTAACCTGTGACCGTTCGCGCGGCGGAAAGGTGGTGTTGGGGCGCACCCATAACCGCGACATGGATCTGTATTCCACGGTCTGCGCGGTGCAGAACCTGTGGCTTGCGGCGCGGGCAGAAGGACTGGGCGTTGGCTGGGTCAGTATCTTTCGGCAAGAGGACTTGCGCGGTTTGCTGAGTTTGCCAGACACGGTCGAAGTGGTGGCCTATCTGTGCGTCGGGCACATCGACGAATGCTTTACCCAACCGGAATTGCAGGCACGGGGTTGGCGGCACAAGCTGTCCCTGGATGATCTGATTATGGACGACCACTGGCAATCAAATGCCCCTGTCGAACGAGATGTATGA
- a CDS encoding CaiB/BaiF CoA transferase family protein, whose protein sequence is MTAPLAGYVILDLTHVLAGPFCTMSLSDMGAQIIKVEAPGTGDDTRAFPPFKDGKSAYFAGLNHGKKSIALNLKGDEDRAIFERLLGRADVIVENFRPGVMERLGYGWDELHAAFPRLVYGAVSGFGHTGPDSKRPAYDIVVQARSGVMSITGEKNREPVRVGASIGDIVAGMFLSQGILAALLDRDRNGVGRKIDVSMLDSQLAILEHAVALTTVNGKAPGPSGARHPSISPFETFHASDGLFVIAAGNDRLFEKLCIALNLPISDDPRFATNNARCKHTRLLKRLIEAVTLDNTRAYWISRLTAAGIPTGPIQDVAQVLKDPQIIARNMVVDVLDKNGRQAYKSAGNPIKMSDAPDPTTRGPAPDLDGNRGEILRWLEQG, encoded by the coding sequence ATGACCGCCCCTCTCGCCGGATATGTCATTCTGGACCTGACGCATGTATTGGCAGGACCGTTCTGCACTATGTCCCTGTCGGACATGGGCGCGCAGATCATAAAGGTCGAAGCGCCGGGAACCGGCGACGATACCCGTGCCTTCCCCCCCTTCAAGGATGGCAAATCCGCCTACTTCGCTGGTCTCAATCACGGCAAGAAAAGCATCGCTCTGAACCTCAAGGGAGATGAGGACAGGGCTATCTTTGAGCGTCTGTTGGGACGTGCCGATGTGATAGTCGAAAATTTTCGCCCCGGCGTGATGGAACGGCTGGGCTATGGCTGGGACGAATTGCACGCCGCATTTCCTCGACTGGTGTATGGCGCGGTGTCCGGGTTTGGCCACACCGGACCGGATTCGAAACGCCCCGCCTACGACATCGTGGTGCAGGCGCGCAGCGGCGTCATGTCGATCACCGGCGAGAAAAACCGAGAACCGGTGCGTGTCGGCGCGTCGATCGGCGATATCGTGGCCGGCATGTTCCTGAGCCAAGGCATCCTGGCCGCATTGCTCGACCGAGACCGCAACGGTGTCGGACGCAAGATCGATGTGTCGATGTTGGACAGTCAGTTGGCAATCCTTGAACACGCGGTCGCGCTAACAACTGTCAACGGCAAGGCACCCGGGCCGTCCGGCGCGCGGCATCCGTCGATAAGCCCGTTCGAAACGTTCCATGCCAGCGACGGGCTGTTTGTGATCGCCGCAGGAAACGACAGGCTGTTCGAGAAACTGTGCATCGCACTGAACCTGCCCATTTCGGACGATCCGCGATTTGCCACCAACAACGCGCGCTGCAAACACACCCGGCTGCTGAAACGGCTGATTGAGGCTGTAACACTGGACAACACCCGCGCCTACTGGATCTCGCGGCTGACCGCCGCAGGCATCCCGACCGGGCCGATTCAGGATGTGGCCCAGGTGTTGAAGGACCCTCAGATCATCGCACGCAACATGGTGGTGGACGTGTTGGACAAGAACGGTCGCCAAGCCTACAAATCCGCCGGAAATCCGATCAAGATGAGCGATGCGCCAGACCCGACAACGCGCGGCCCTGCCCCGGATCTGGATGGCAATCGCGGTGAAATTCTACGCTGGCTGGAGCAGGGTTAG
- a CDS encoding ASKHA domain-containing protein, with the protein MAQDPLVIFTPSGKRGRFPVGTPVLTAARQLGVDLDSVCGGRGICSKCQITPSYGDFSKHGVHVAQDALSDWNAVEARYDEKRGLKSGRRLGCQAAVQGDVVIDVPPESQVHRQVVRKAATARVIEMDPATRLYYVEVQEPDMHEPTGDLERVARALEAQWDIPEISTEFSTLSKLQPVLRKGGWEITVALHKDDHDAVPRLLAAWPGLHEGGIYGLAIDLGSTTIAAHLTDLDTGEVKASSGIMNPQIRFGEDLMSRVSYAMMNPGGDAEMTRAVREALDALVLEIATEAGIDPSLILETVFVCNPVMHHLLLGIDPVELGQAPFALATSDAMTLTARDLDLKALPPSAQIYILPCIAGHVGADAAAVALSEEPGKSNDLALIVDVGTNAEILLGDKSRVLACSSPTGPAFEGAQISSGQRAAPGAIEAIRIDPVTKEPRFRVIGCDKWSDEDGFAEETAASGITGICGSGIIEAVAELRTAGLMDPSGLIGGPDKTGTERCIPEGRTFSYLVHDASEDGGPRITVTQGDIRAIQLAKSALYAGARLLMDTRGVDKVDRVVLAGAFGAHISPLHAMVLGMIPDVPLDKVTSAGNAAGTGARIALCNLAARREIERVVREITKVETAIEPKFQEHFVAANAIPHATDPFPELKKLVNLPDVSFNSGGDDRGGRRRRKRA; encoded by the coding sequence ATGGCCCAAGACCCCCTTGTTATTTTCACGCCCTCAGGCAAACGCGGCCGATTTCCTGTCGGCACCCCCGTTCTGACCGCCGCACGCCAGCTGGGCGTTGATCTGGATTCGGTCTGCGGCGGCCGTGGCATCTGTTCGAAATGCCAGATCACCCCGTCTTATGGCGACTTTTCCAAACACGGCGTGCATGTGGCTCAGGACGCCCTGTCGGATTGGAACGCGGTCGAGGCACGTTATGACGAGAAGCGCGGGCTGAAGTCAGGTCGTCGCCTTGGTTGTCAGGCCGCCGTTCAGGGCGACGTGGTGATCGACGTCCCTCCTGAAAGTCAGGTGCATCGTCAGGTCGTGCGTAAAGCGGCGACCGCCCGTGTGATCGAAATGGATCCGGCGACGCGGCTGTACTACGTCGAGGTGCAAGAGCCCGACATGCACGAGCCAACCGGCGATCTAGAGCGGGTGGCCCGCGCGCTGGAGGCACAATGGGATATCCCAGAGATATCCACAGAGTTTTCCACACTTTCGAAATTGCAGCCTGTCCTGCGCAAAGGTGGCTGGGAAATTACCGTCGCCTTACACAAAGACGATCACGATGCTGTTCCACGCCTTCTTGCAGCTTGGCCCGGACTGCATGAGGGTGGGATCTATGGTCTTGCCATCGACCTTGGATCGACCACCATCGCCGCGCATCTGACTGATCTGGACACCGGCGAGGTCAAGGCGTCCTCGGGCATCATGAACCCGCAAATTCGATTTGGCGAAGACCTCATGAGCCGGGTATCATACGCCATGATGAACCCCGGCGGCGATGCCGAAATGACCCGCGCGGTGCGCGAGGCATTGGACGCGTTGGTGCTTGAAATTGCGACCGAGGCCGGGATTGACCCCAGCCTGATCCTTGAGACGGTCTTTGTTTGTAACCCAGTGATGCACCACCTGCTGCTGGGCATCGACCCGGTGGAACTGGGCCAAGCGCCCTTTGCGCTGGCCACGTCCGATGCCATGACGCTGACAGCCCGCGACCTCGACCTGAAGGCGCTGCCGCCGTCGGCGCAAATCTACATTCTTCCGTGCATCGCAGGCCATGTGGGGGCCGACGCCGCCGCGGTGGCCCTGTCCGAAGAACCCGGAAAATCCAATGACTTGGCGCTTATTGTTGATGTGGGCACCAATGCCGAGATCCTGTTGGGTGACAAAAGCCGCGTGCTGGCCTGTTCCTCTCCGACGGGCCCCGCCTTTGAGGGCGCACAGATCAGTTCCGGCCAACGCGCCGCGCCCGGCGCGATTGAGGCGATCCGCATTGATCCAGTGACCAAAGAGCCGCGTTTCCGCGTGATCGGCTGTGACAAGTGGTCGGACGAGGATGGCTTTGCCGAGGAAACCGCCGCGTCGGGTATCACCGGCATCTGCGGCTCGGGCATCATCGAGGCGGTGGCCGAACTGCGCACTGCGGGCTTGATGGACCCCTCCGGCCTGATCGGTGGACCGGACAAGACCGGCACGGAACGCTGTATCCCAGAGGGGCGCACCTTTTCCTATCTGGTGCATGACGCCAGCGAAGACGGCGGCCCCCGGATCACCGTGACCCAGGGCGACATCCGCGCCATCCAACTAGCCAAATCCGCGCTCTACGCGGGCGCGCGCCTATTGATGGACACGCGCGGCGTAGACAAGGTGGACAGGGTTGTGCTGGCGGGTGCCTTTGGCGCTCATATCTCACCGCTGCACGCAATGGTGCTGGGCATGATCCCCGATGTGCCGCTGGACAAGGTCACAAGCGCGGGCAACGCCGCCGGCACCGGTGCACGCATCGCCCTGTGCAATCTTGCCGCGCGTCGCGAGATTGAGCGCGTGGTGCGTGAGATCACCAAGGTCGAAACCGCAATCGAGCCAAAGTTTCAGGAACACTTTGTCGCCGCCAACGCGATCCCGCACGCGACGGACCCTTTCCCGGAACTGAAAAAGCTCGTCAACCTGCCCGACGTCAGCTTTAACTCTGGTGGCGACGACCGGGGCGGACGGCGGCGGCGCAAACGCGCCTGA